A single window of Psychromonas ingrahamii 37 DNA harbors:
- the tssC gene encoding type VI secretion system contractile sheath large subunit, with product MEAIKEESLVGSILGLSKLLSDPYSYDIASQGMQTLLTQVLEEDCDFDNLRVDKRYVESLIDELDEKLSKQMDEIIHNSVFQALESPWRSLKLLTDRTDFKENIKIEILSVSKNELLEDFEDAADIIETGLYRKVYTDEFGQYGGDPYGVIIGNYYISPSVPDMNLLSHMSSLSAMTHAPFITSASEEFFGLEDFAELPELKQLEAMFEGPQYLSWRNFRSSDDARNVGLTLPRFMLRRTYGENIPVSAFNYKESINNKSEYLWGNAAFAYATRLNNSFAKYRWCPNIIGPQSGGEVADLPIDIVDDSGTDKVFGPVELKVSDRKEFELSELGFIPFTLRKDSDSAVFFSSNSTQLPKKFTNDDEGKQAEINYRLGTQLPYLFIVNRLAHYIKVLQRENLGSWKSKTELETELNKWIRQYVADQDNPSAATRSQRPLRKAAISVSDIDTEVGWYSVGMEVTPHFKFMGASFTLSLTSILERA from the coding sequence ATGGAAGCAATAAAAGAAGAATCATTAGTTGGAAGTATATTAGGTTTAAGCAAGCTTTTAAGTGACCCATATAGTTATGATATTGCAAGTCAAGGGATGCAAACGCTGCTCACTCAGGTACTTGAAGAAGATTGTGATTTTGATAATCTAAGAGTAGATAAACGTTATGTTGAATCTCTTATTGATGAGCTTGATGAAAAACTCAGTAAGCAAATGGATGAAATTATCCATAATAGTGTTTTTCAAGCACTAGAATCGCCATGGAGAAGTTTAAAACTGCTAACGGATAGAACAGATTTCAAAGAAAATATAAAAATTGAAATATTATCAGTATCCAAAAATGAGTTACTGGAAGATTTTGAAGATGCGGCTGATATAATTGAAACAGGTCTTTATCGTAAAGTTTACACCGATGAATTCGGACAATATGGTGGTGATCCCTATGGAGTGATTATTGGAAATTATTATATTTCCCCTTCAGTCCCCGATATGAATTTACTGAGTCATATGTCCAGTTTAAGTGCTATGACACATGCTCCATTTATAACAAGTGCAAGTGAAGAATTTTTTGGACTGGAAGATTTTGCAGAATTACCTGAGTTAAAACAATTAGAAGCTATGTTTGAAGGCCCGCAATATTTATCTTGGCGTAACTTTAGAAGCAGTGATGATGCCAGAAATGTCGGCCTCACTTTACCTCGATTTATGTTAAGGCGAACATATGGTGAAAATATTCCAGTAAGTGCTTTTAACTATAAAGAAAGTATTAACAACAAGTCAGAGTACCTATGGGGCAACGCAGCATTTGCTTATGCAACGCGATTAAATAACAGTTTTGCAAAATATCGTTGGTGTCCAAATATCATCGGTCCGCAATCAGGTGGTGAAGTCGCTGATTTACCTATTGATATCGTTGATGATAGCGGCACTGATAAAGTTTTTGGACCAGTAGAACTTAAAGTGTCAGATAGGAAAGAATTTGAATTATCTGAACTTGGTTTTATTCCTTTTACACTCCGAAAAGACTCTGACAGTGCAGTCTTTTTCTCATCTAATTCAACCCAATTGCCTAAAAAATTCACCAATGATGATGAAGGTAAACAGGCTGAAATTAATTACCGTTTAGGTACACAACTACCTTACTTATTTATAGTAAACAGGCTGGCTCACTATATTAAGGTATTACAACGCGAAAATTTGGGTAGTTGGAAGAGTAAAACAGAGCTAGAAACAGAGCTTAATAAATGGATCAGGCAATATGTTGCAGATCAAGATAATCCTTCCGCAGCAACAAGAAGTCAACGACCACTCAGAAAAGCTGCAATTTCAGTCAGTGACATTGATACTGAAGTAGGTTGGTATTCTGTCGGTATGGAAGTGACTCCTCACTTTAAATTTATGGGAGCAAGTTTCACACTCTCTCTAACCAGTATTTTAGAACGAGCTTAA
- the tssD gene encoding type VI secretion system tube protein TssD → MPTEIYMSINDPEGCLTEESCSKESIGSFFKADHEEESLILAYDHKVSVPTNSLTGQVTGTRKHEYLEVSKFIDKSSPLLLNTVTSPSELEVILRFFRTPDETSAGEPVEYYNITLQRAKIVSINTISPNILDEVNDGLMPYEKVRFTYGQIQADHVVCGTTAIDDWSGEGG, encoded by the coding sequence ATGCCTACTGAAATTTATATGTCCATTAATGACCCTGAAGGGTGTTTAACAGAAGAATCTTGTTCAAAAGAAAGTATAGGTTCATTCTTTAAGGCCGATCATGAAGAAGAGTCATTAATTCTAGCTTACGATCATAAAGTAAGTGTGCCAACTAATTCATTAACGGGACAGGTGACAGGGACAAGGAAACATGAATATCTGGAGGTCAGTAAATTTATAGATAAAAGCTCCCCCTTATTGCTTAATACTGTGACCTCCCCATCGGAACTGGAAGTCATTTTGAGGTTCTTTAGAACCCCGGATGAAACCAGTGCAGGTGAACCTGTAGAGTATTACAACATCACTTTGCAGCGCGCTAAAATTGTGAGTATTAATACAATATCACCTAATATTTTAGATGAAGTAAATGACGGTTTAATGCCCTATGAAAAGGTCAGGTTTACTTATGGGCAAATTCAAGCGGATCATGTGGTTTGTGGAACAACTGCGATTGATGATTGGTCTGGGGAAGGCGGTTAG
- a CDS encoding type VI secretion lipoprotein TssJ: MKNFIYNSTIWIRITCISILLSGCSLLPNSQVEVQKKDNIDYWSDSSGSWENWDENHPSNELVAWTYDKDGIQVNFVARPELNIFGQRSHTLVVKIVQLSEVSGINTLFQTNEGIAAALTQETEMIPNAIFSESFVLGPKQNLMFRLARQENAKYIAIIAGFAELDRRQAVRIIPISVNTTLQEPIDAEWTTLDKMTFGYFVSKEPQPDILRPSNIRLNIDFGENSITKFSATAE; this comes from the coding sequence ATGAAAAATTTCATTTATAACTCAACAATATGGATACGCATCACTTGCATATCTATATTGCTGAGCGGTTGTAGTCTATTGCCTAATAGTCAGGTGGAAGTACAGAAAAAAGATAATATTGATTATTGGTCTGATAGCTCAGGGTCTTGGGAAAACTGGGATGAAAACCACCCCAGTAATGAACTTGTTGCTTGGACATATGATAAAGATGGCATTCAAGTCAATTTCGTTGCCCGTCCAGAATTAAATATATTTGGACAACGGTCCCACACTTTAGTCGTCAAAATTGTTCAGTTATCAGAAGTCTCAGGTATCAATACGCTTTTTCAGACCAACGAAGGGATTGCCGCTGCGTTAACGCAAGAAACTGAAATGATACCTAATGCCATATTTAGTGAATCATTTGTTTTGGGGCCAAAGCAAAACCTTATGTTCAGGCTAGCCCGCCAAGAAAATGCCAAGTATATCGCTATTATTGCAGGTTTTGCTGAGCTAGATAGGCGGCAAGCGGTACGCATTATTCCTATTTCTGTTAATACTACGTTACAAGAGCCGATCGATGCCGAGTGGACTACTTTGGACAAGATGACCTTTGGCTATTTTGTAAGTAAAGAGCCTCAACCCGATATTTTAAGACCCTCAAATATTAGGCTTAATATTGACTTTGGTGAAAACAGTATTACAAAGTTCAGCGCGACAGCTGAATAA
- the tssK gene encoding type VI secretion system baseplate subunit TssK: MDSMKSIYWNQGLFLKPQHFQQLDRYTSTMSNLYSKVRSGVESGISELKFDLSALKTGLLVIEKLECILEDGSLLLYPGNCQIPPLRLDKEQFDDSGNLNIFIALAPISAEQNNLVSNSSPDARFKLAADINKKDLFDNNEQATLSMLDFNCNLVPSYNLKSTAGLSLLKVAEIFLSVDQCTPSETFIPKITLLSGSEVLKNLVKSTKQSLVGRFEQLQNITSFESGLVNSSNNLSVGLAMMSISNHIATFIQFEENPSTQVSDIYLAYRQLISQLSMFSTEVSVIGETLTEENSIIPFNQNNLSDCFSKVNNLTTKLLNELTVQPELLVNLIYQGDSKFVAQLSREFLDPGYRIYLRIRTKENVIDHLDNILNFLKVGADGQVDVYLKRALPGVQLSYLDKKPQGVATVPNSYYFGLDRQSFQWQKVIELSRIGVIWSDYIEDVALDLIAVQG; the protein is encoded by the coding sequence ATGGATTCAATGAAGTCGATATATTGGAATCAGGGGCTATTTTTAAAACCTCAGCATTTTCAACAGTTAGATAGATATACATCCACTATGTCTAATCTATATTCTAAAGTTCGTAGCGGCGTAGAATCAGGTATTTCAGAATTAAAATTTGATCTTTCTGCTTTGAAAACAGGTTTATTAGTCATTGAAAAGTTGGAATGTATATTAGAAGACGGCAGTTTACTTTTATACCCGGGAAACTGTCAAATTCCACCATTAAGGTTAGACAAAGAGCAGTTTGATGACAGTGGGAATCTGAATATATTTATTGCTTTAGCACCCATTTCTGCAGAGCAAAATAATTTAGTTTCAAATTCATCACCCGATGCTCGCTTTAAGCTTGCCGCTGATATCAATAAAAAAGATCTATTTGATAATAATGAACAAGCAACGTTATCGATGTTAGATTTTAATTGTAATTTAGTTCCAAGCTATAATTTGAAAAGTACTGCGGGTTTATCTCTTCTTAAAGTAGCTGAAATATTTTTATCGGTTGATCAATGCACACCTTCAGAAACTTTTATTCCTAAGATAACGTTATTAAGCGGTTCTGAAGTACTTAAGAATTTAGTCAAATCAACTAAACAAAGTTTAGTCGGGCGATTTGAACAACTTCAAAATATAACCTCTTTTGAATCAGGACTTGTAAATAGCTCAAATAATTTATCTGTCGGTTTAGCGATGATGTCAATTAGTAATCATATTGCCACATTTATCCAGTTTGAAGAAAATCCATCAACACAAGTCTCTGATATTTATCTGGCTTATCGACAATTAATCTCACAATTGAGCATGTTTTCGACAGAAGTTTCAGTTATTGGTGAAACCCTTACTGAAGAAAATTCTATTATCCCGTTTAATCAAAATAATTTAAGCGATTGTTTTTCTAAAGTAAATAATCTGACAACTAAATTATTAAACGAGTTGACCGTTCAGCCTGAATTATTAGTTAATTTAATTTATCAGGGTGATTCAAAATTTGTAGCCCAATTATCGCGTGAATTTTTAGATCCCGGTTACCGGATTTATCTAAGAATTAGAACCAAAGAAAATGTCATTGATCATTTAGATAATATTCTTAATTTTCTAAAAGTTGGGGCCGATGGACAAGTTGATGTTTACTTGAAAAGAGCACTTCCGGGAGTTCAATTGTCGTATTTAGATAAAAAACCCCAAGGAGTTGCGACTGTCCCGAATAGCTATTATTTTGGTCTTGATAGGCAGTCCTTCCAATGGCAGAAAGTCATTGAGTTAAGCCGAATTGGTGTTATTTGGAGTGATTATATAGAAGACGTTGCTCTCGATTTGATCGCTGTTCAAGGATAA
- the icmH gene encoding type IVB secretion system protein IcmH/DotU, with the protein MKLIDKFIPVFQVIKHLPQNISDDSDITLIDLEQQFKTLLSNVKCSGYSKEQNQHALFSVCALVDEIILDSEWKYRNEWAKSPLQKKYFDTHKAGTQFYEILDTLNENDIKDQDVREVFLYSLVQGFSGCYFESGEESVKQEIIQANYALLSKDIKINLFSPPIPIRRLNQISNANRKKQKELLTIFGPIGVLLLSYFLLRSNILDSVSQILSQI; encoded by the coding sequence ATGAAACTAATAGATAAATTTATTCCTGTTTTTCAAGTAATTAAACATCTACCTCAAAACATATCTGATGATTCAGATATAACATTAATAGATCTCGAGCAACAATTTAAAACGTTATTATCTAATGTTAAGTGTTCTGGTTATTCAAAAGAGCAGAATCAACATGCTCTATTTTCAGTTTGCGCACTGGTTGATGAAATTATTTTAGATTCAGAGTGGAAGTATAGAAATGAATGGGCAAAATCCCCATTACAAAAAAAATATTTTGATACACATAAAGCAGGTACTCAGTTTTATGAAATTCTTGATACTTTAAATGAAAATGATATTAAAGACCAAGATGTAAGGGAAGTCTTTCTTTACTCATTAGTTCAAGGCTTTTCCGGTTGTTATTTTGAGAGTGGAGAAGAGAGTGTTAAGCAAGAAATTATTCAAGCAAATTATGCTCTTCTATCAAAAGATATAAAAATAAACTTATTTTCGCCACCGATTCCTATCCGTCGCCTTAATCAAATAAGTAACGCTAATAGAAAAAAACAAAAAGAGTTGCTCACAATATTTGGTCCAATAGGAGTTCTTCTTTTGTCGTATTTTTTATTGAGAAGCAATATTCTTGATAGTGTTTCCCAAATCTTAAGCCAGATATAA